The proteins below are encoded in one region of Micromonospora yangpuensis:
- a CDS encoding NUDIX domain-containing protein, protein MTAVPFSHCSYCGTGYPAAAGWPRVCATCGQTVWRNPLPVAVAVLPVRTATGLGVVLVRRDIEPARGELALPGGFIEYGEEWSEALVRELREETGLLAPAGQARLFAVHGAPAGGTIMIFGTLPERDADELPPSAPTEEATEWLVVTEPVELAFSTHTRVLADFFAGHRDR, encoded by the coding sequence GTGACCGCCGTACCGTTCTCCCACTGCTCCTACTGCGGCACCGGATACCCGGCGGCCGCCGGCTGGCCGCGGGTCTGCGCGACCTGCGGCCAGACCGTGTGGCGCAACCCGCTGCCGGTCGCGGTCGCCGTCCTGCCGGTCCGCACCGCCACCGGACTGGGCGTGGTGCTGGTCCGCCGCGACATCGAACCGGCCCGGGGTGAACTGGCCCTGCCCGGAGGCTTCATCGAGTACGGCGAGGAGTGGTCCGAGGCGCTGGTCCGGGAGCTGCGGGAAGAGACCGGTCTGCTCGCCCCGGCCGGACAGGCCCGCCTCTTCGCGGTGCACGGCGCTCCCGCCGGCGGCACCATCATGATCTTCGGCACGCTGCCCGAGCGCGACGCGGACGAGCTGCCGCCGTCGGCGCCGACCGAGGAGGCGACCGAGTGGCTGGTCGTCACCGAACCGGTCGAGCTCGCCTTCTCCACCCACACCCGGGTGCTCGCCGACTTCTTCGCCGGACACCGCGACCGGTAG
- a CDS encoding FMN-binding glutamate synthase family protein, with product MKWVNRAIPVTLAALAGLAARDLLQRDHALLRNYPLVGRARYLLESIGPELRQYIVAGNDEERPFTRDQRRWVYASAKQENNYFGFGTDNDVEHTSGYPVIMHRTFGRTAPPSAPAAGQDVRLPCAKVLGGARGRARAFRPASVVNIAGMSFGSLSGPAVAALNEGAGLAGCLHNTGEGGLSPYHRRGGELVFQLGTAYFGCRDERGRFSLDRLKDVVAGAPVRALEIKLSQGAKPSLGGLLPGAKVSAEIAATRGIPAGQDCVSPSRHAEFSDCDSLLDWVELLAAETGLPVGIKSAVGDLGFWTELADLMRDTGRGVDYVNVDGGEGGTGAAPLIFTDSVSLPFQQGFARVYRTFAERGLHEDVVFSGSGKLGLPDNAVVAFALGCDLVSVGREAMLAIGCIQAQQCHADSCPTGVATQNRWLTRGLDPRSKAVRAANYLRTLRRDLIKVAEACGVEHPGLIGTDSVEMLDGRTSSTPLRQVYGYQPEWGLPSAADQAAIVALMAGTAPRGGSAEPSATAVG from the coding sequence ATGAAGTGGGTCAACCGTGCCATCCCTGTCACCCTCGCCGCCCTGGCCGGGCTCGCCGCCCGTGACCTGCTCCAGCGCGACCACGCCCTGCTGCGCAACTATCCCCTCGTCGGCCGGGCCCGGTACCTGCTGGAGTCGATCGGCCCGGAGCTGCGCCAGTACATCGTCGCCGGCAACGACGAGGAACGCCCGTTCACTCGGGACCAGCGGCGCTGGGTCTACGCCTCGGCCAAACAGGAGAACAACTACTTCGGGTTCGGCACCGACAACGACGTCGAGCACACCTCCGGCTACCCGGTGATCATGCACCGGACGTTCGGCCGGACCGCGCCGCCGTCCGCGCCCGCCGCCGGCCAGGACGTGCGGCTGCCGTGCGCCAAGGTGCTCGGTGGGGCGCGGGGCCGGGCCCGGGCCTTCCGCCCGGCCTCGGTGGTGAACATCGCCGGAATGAGCTTCGGCTCGCTGTCCGGTCCAGCGGTCGCGGCGCTCAACGAAGGCGCGGGGCTGGCCGGCTGCCTGCACAACACCGGCGAGGGCGGGCTGTCGCCGTACCACCGGCGGGGCGGGGAGCTGGTCTTCCAGCTCGGTACGGCGTACTTCGGTTGCCGGGACGAGCGCGGCCGGTTCAGCCTCGACCGGCTCAAGGACGTGGTGGCCGGCGCCCCGGTACGCGCGTTGGAGATCAAACTGAGCCAGGGTGCCAAACCCAGCCTCGGTGGGCTGCTGCCCGGGGCGAAGGTGTCGGCGGAGATCGCCGCCACCCGGGGCATCCCGGCCGGGCAGGACTGCGTCAGCCCGTCACGGCACGCCGAGTTCTCCGACTGCGACAGCCTGCTCGACTGGGTGGAGCTGCTGGCCGCCGAGACCGGTCTGCCGGTGGGGATCAAGTCCGCCGTCGGTGACCTGGGTTTCTGGACGGAGCTGGCCGACCTGATGCGCGACACCGGCCGGGGCGTGGACTACGTGAACGTCGACGGCGGCGAGGGCGGCACCGGCGCCGCCCCACTGATCTTCACCGACTCGGTGTCGCTGCCGTTCCAGCAGGGCTTCGCCCGGGTGTACCGGACCTTCGCCGAACGCGGCCTGCACGAGGACGTGGTCTTCTCCGGCAGCGGCAAACTGGGCCTGCCGGACAACGCGGTGGTGGCCTTCGCCCTCGGCTGTGACCTGGTCTCGGTGGGCCGGGAGGCGATGCTGGCGATCGGCTGCATCCAGGCCCAGCAGTGCCACGCCGACTCCTGCCCGACCGGGGTGGCCACCCAGAACCGGTGGCTGACCCGGGGCCTGGACCCGAGGTCGAAGGCGGTCCGGGCGGCGAACTACCTGCGGACCCTGCGCCGGGACCTGATCAAGGTGGCCGAGGCGTGCGGGGTGGAGCATCCGGGCCTGATCGGCACCGACTCGGTGGAGATGCTCGACGGGCGTACCTCCTCGACCCCGCTGCGGCAGGTGTACGGCTACCAGCCGGAGTGGGGGCTGCCGTCGGCGGCCGACCAGGCCGCGATCGTCGCGTTGATGGCCGGTACCGCGCCGCGCGGCGGCAGCGCCGAACCGTCCGCCACGGCCGTCGGCTGA
- a CDS encoding SRPBCC family protein, which produces MIDVTYQVSAVQRRVGTRTLPAGQARVSTISRTYDAAPEDVWDACTNPERIPRWFLPVTGDLRLHGRYQLAGNAGGTVQRCDPPKGFTATWEYGGDVSWIELRLAGTPDGGTRFELEHIAHVDDERWDQFGPGAVGVGWELGLLGLALHLAGGGAPVDPAEVATWTASEQGRDFATRAAQGWGEADAAGGSDPAKAHAAAARTAAFYTGAEPA; this is translated from the coding sequence ATGATCGATGTGACGTACCAGGTCAGCGCCGTCCAGCGGCGGGTCGGCACCCGTACGCTGCCCGCCGGGCAGGCCCGGGTGAGCACCATCAGCCGGACCTACGACGCCGCGCCGGAGGACGTCTGGGACGCCTGCACCAACCCCGAACGGATCCCCCGCTGGTTCCTGCCGGTCACCGGTGACCTACGCCTGCACGGCCGCTACCAGCTCGCGGGCAACGCCGGCGGCACCGTGCAACGGTGCGACCCACCCAAGGGCTTCACCGCCACCTGGGAGTACGGCGGCGACGTCAGCTGGATCGAGCTGCGCCTGGCCGGCACCCCCGACGGGGGCACCCGGTTCGAGCTGGAGCACATCGCCCACGTCGACGACGAGCGGTGGGACCAGTTCGGCCCGGGCGCGGTCGGGGTCGGCTGGGAGCTGGGGCTGCTCGGGCTGGCCCTGCACCTGGCCGGCGGTGGTGCGCCCGTCGACCCGGCCGAGGTCGCCACCTGGACCGCCTCGGAGCAGGGCCGCGACTTCGCCACCCGGGCCGCCCAGGGGTGGGGTGAGGCGGACGCCGCCGGCGGCAGCGACCCGGCGAAGGCACACGCCGCGGCGGCCCGGACGGCTGCCTTCTACACCGGTGCCGAGCCCGCCTGA
- a CDS encoding CsbD family protein → MGFTDKAKNKADELTGAAKERIGDATDNDRLQAEGAAQQGEARARQAGEHVKDAGRDVRDAFTK, encoded by the coding sequence ATGGGTTTCACCGACAAGGCGAAGAACAAGGCCGACGAGCTGACCGGCGCCGCCAAGGAGCGCATCGGCGACGCGACCGACAACGACCGGCTGCAGGCCGAGGGCGCCGCCCAGCAGGGTGAGGCGCGGGCCCGGCAGGCCGGCGAGCACGTCAAGGACGCCGGGCGCGACGTACGCGACGCGTTCACGAAGTAG
- a CDS encoding KamA family radical SAM protein, protein MTQTQPAETIPGPHLTPAAGQPYEYRRAPLVEPDWTRFPGWRHVTRDQWESAQWQRVNCVKNPTQLRAVLGDTVDESFYTDLAADQRALATMSMLVTPQMLNTMVPSAPPTTEAFHADPIRRYMIPVASDRRTDWPSHPYASRDSLHEHDMWVAEGLTHRYPTKVLAELLSTCPQYCGHCTRMDLVGNSTPAVDKLKLTLKPVDRYDAHITYLKAHPGVRDVVVSGGDVANVPWRNLESYLMRLLGIETVRDIRLATKALMGLPQHWLQPDVVEGLERVARTAARRGVNLAIHTHVNHAQSLTPLVARAAQTALDVGVRDVRNQGVLLRGVNDTSADLLDLCFALQGEAGILPYYFYLCDMIPNAEHWRVPVWQAQQLQHDIMGYLPGYATPRMVCDVPFVGKRWVHMLTEYDRERGISYWTKNYRTSIESADLTALEKRYAYYDPIDTLPDTGRQWWHEHRDD, encoded by the coding sequence GTGACCCAGACCCAACCGGCGGAGACCATCCCCGGGCCCCACCTGACCCCCGCCGCCGGCCAACCCTACGAATACCGCCGCGCCCCCCTGGTCGAACCCGACTGGACCCGCTTCCCCGGCTGGCGTCACGTCACCCGCGACCAGTGGGAATCCGCCCAATGGCAACGCGTCAACTGCGTCAAGAACCCCACCCAGCTGCGCGCCGTCCTCGGCGACACCGTCGACGAAAGCTTCTACACCGACCTCGCCGCCGACCAACGCGCCCTGGCCACCATGTCCATGCTGGTGACCCCCCAGATGCTCAACACCATGGTGCCGTCCGCGCCACCGACCACCGAGGCCTTCCACGCCGACCCGATCCGCCGCTACATGATCCCGGTCGCCTCCGACCGGCGCACCGACTGGCCCTCACACCCCTACGCCAGCCGCGACTCGCTACACGAACACGACATGTGGGTCGCCGAAGGCCTCACCCACCGCTACCCCACCAAGGTCCTCGCCGAACTGCTCTCCACCTGCCCCCAGTACTGCGGGCACTGCACCCGGATGGACCTGGTAGGCAACTCCACCCCCGCCGTCGACAAACTCAAGCTCACCCTCAAACCCGTCGACCGCTACGACGCCCACATCACCTACCTCAAGGCCCACCCCGGGGTACGCGACGTCGTCGTCTCCGGCGGTGACGTCGCCAACGTCCCCTGGCGCAACCTGGAGTCGTACCTGATGCGGCTGCTGGGCATCGAAACCGTCCGCGACATCCGGCTCGCCACCAAGGCGCTGATGGGACTGCCCCAGCACTGGCTGCAGCCCGACGTCGTCGAGGGCCTGGAGCGGGTCGCCCGCACCGCCGCCCGCCGCGGCGTCAACCTCGCCATCCACACCCACGTCAACCACGCCCAGTCGCTGACCCCCCTGGTCGCCAGGGCCGCCCAGACCGCCCTCGACGTCGGCGTCCGCGACGTACGCAACCAGGGCGTCCTACTGCGCGGCGTCAACGACACCAGCGCCGACCTGCTCGACCTCTGCTTCGCCCTGCAGGGTGAGGCCGGGATACTGCCGTACTACTTCTACCTGTGCGACATGATCCCCAACGCGGAACACTGGCGGGTCCCGGTCTGGCAGGCCCAGCAGCTCCAGCACGACATCATGGGCTACCTGCCCGGATACGCCACCCCACGGATGGTCTGCGACGTCCCGTTCGTCGGCAAACGCTGGGTGCACATGCTCACCGAGTACGACCGCGAACGCGGGATCTCCTACTGGACCAAGAACTACCGCACCTCCATCGAGTCCGCCGACCTGACGGCCCTGGAGAAGCGCTACGCCTACTACGACCCGATCGACACCCTGCCCGACACCGGCCGGCAGTGGTGGCACGAACACCGCGACGACTGA
- a CDS encoding ArsR/SmtB family transcription factor — MHAFDVLGDPVRRRILELLAEGELTAGAVSAAIGREFRISQPAVSQHLRVLRDNGFATVRPEGTRRLYAMNPQPLREIDSWLDSFRRFWTPPLLALDTELARGRRERRLRAEADRQNSDEPSTGES, encoded by the coding sequence GTGCACGCGTTCGACGTTCTCGGTGACCCGGTGCGGCGGCGGATCCTCGAGTTGCTCGCCGAGGGCGAGCTGACCGCCGGTGCGGTCAGCGCCGCCATCGGCCGGGAGTTCCGGATCTCCCAGCCGGCGGTCTCCCAGCACCTGCGGGTGCTGCGCGACAACGGCTTCGCCACCGTCCGACCGGAGGGCACCCGCCGGCTGTACGCGATGAACCCGCAACCGCTGCGGGAGATCGACAGCTGGCTGGACAGCTTCCGCCGGTTCTGGACGCCGCCACTGCTCGCCCTCGACACCGAGTTGGCCCGGGGCCGGCGGGAACGCCGGCTGCGCGCCGAGGCCGACAGGCAGAACAGCGACGAACCTTCGACAGGAGAATCATGA
- a CDS encoding zinc-binding alcohol dehydrogenase — MTSPVGLHRVVEPVGVLPQAAWRLDADPAVGANEVRVRVQRLNLDAASFRQLWESHGGDGEKVRAEVREIIAARGKMQNPVTGSGGMLIGTVEEVGRRSPLGLRPGDRVATLVSLTWTPLTITDDLVGWDGCSEQVPCDGYAILFARSLAAVLPADLDPELSLSVLDVCGAPALTARVVAEQVARREREGDARPVSVAVIGGAGKSGSLSLAAARRAGAGRTVGVVPVAAQRDALVAAGLASVVAVADARDPVALSTAVTTALGTPADVTVVCVDVPGCEHGAVLATADGGTVVFFSMATSFAAAALGAEGLAADVTMLVGNGYVPGHAELALELVRAEPGVRGLFEARLAAD; from the coding sequence GTGACGTCACCGGTTGGTCTGCACCGGGTCGTGGAGCCGGTGGGGGTGCTGCCGCAGGCGGCGTGGCGGTTGGACGCCGACCCCGCGGTCGGGGCGAACGAGGTACGGGTCCGAGTGCAGCGGTTGAACCTGGACGCGGCGAGCTTTCGCCAGCTCTGGGAATCCCATGGCGGGGATGGGGAGAAGGTCCGCGCCGAGGTGCGGGAGATCATCGCGGCCCGGGGCAAGATGCAGAACCCGGTGACCGGTTCGGGTGGGATGTTGATCGGCACGGTCGAGGAGGTCGGCCGGCGGTCACCGTTGGGGTTGCGGCCCGGGGACCGGGTGGCGACGTTGGTGTCGTTGACCTGGACACCCTTGACGATCACCGACGACCTCGTCGGGTGGGACGGCTGCAGCGAGCAGGTGCCGTGCGACGGCTACGCCATCCTGTTCGCGCGGTCTCTGGCGGCGGTGTTGCCGGCGGATCTCGACCCCGAGTTGTCGCTGTCGGTGTTGGACGTGTGTGGGGCGCCGGCGTTGACCGCGCGGGTGGTCGCCGAGCAGGTGGCCCGGCGGGAGCGCGAGGGGGATGCGCGTCCGGTGTCGGTGGCGGTGATCGGTGGTGCCGGTAAGAGCGGGTCGCTGTCGTTGGCGGCGGCGCGGCGGGCGGGTGCGGGTCGTACCGTCGGGGTGGTGCCGGTGGCGGCGCAGCGCGACGCGCTGGTGGCGGCGGGCCTGGCGTCGGTGGTGGCGGTGGCCGACGCGCGGGATCCGGTGGCGTTGTCGACGGCGGTGACCACGGCGTTGGGGACGCCGGCGGACGTGACCGTGGTCTGTGTGGACGTGCCGGGGTGTGAGCACGGCGCGGTGTTGGCCACGGCGGACGGCGGCACGGTGGTGTTCTTCTCGATGGCGACGAGTTTCGCGGCGGCCGCGCTGGGTGCCGAGGGGTTGGCGGCGGACGTGACGATGCTGGTGGGCAACGGGTACGTCCCGGGGCACGCGGAGTTGGCGTTGGAGTTGGTGCGCGCGGAGCCGGGGGTGCGTGGGCTCTTCGAGGCGCGGTTGGCGGCAGACTGA